A single window of Canis lupus familiaris isolate Mischka breed German Shepherd chromosome 7, alternate assembly UU_Cfam_GSD_1.0, whole genome shotgun sequence DNA harbors:
- the LOC102151295 gene encoding transcription and mRNA export factor ENY2-like produces MNKDEQLRAAINQKLIETGERERLKELLRAKLIECGWKDQLKAHCKEVIKEKGLEHVTVDDLVAEITPKGRALVPDSVKKELPQRIRTFLAQHASL; encoded by the coding sequence ATGAACAAAGATGAGCAGCTGAGAGCAGCGATTAACCAAAAGTTGATagaaactggagaaagagaaCGCCTCAAAGAGTTGCTGAGAGCTAAACTAATTGAATGTGGCTGGAAGGACCAGTTGAAGGCACACtgtaaagaggtaattaaagaaaaaggacTAGAACACGTTACTGTTGATGACTTGGTGGCTGAAATCACACCAAAAGGCAGAGCCCTGGTACCTGACAGTGTAAAGAAGGAGCTCCCACAAAGAATAAGAACATTCCTTGCTCAGCATGCCAGCCTTTAA